Within Streptomyces albofaciens JCM 4342, the genomic segment CCGGCACCGGCGTCGGCGGGCCGTACCCTGGGACAGCGTGACCGGCGGCGACCGTCGGCACGTAACTCGGCGGCGGAACCACCACGGTGGGCGTCGCGCCGCCGCCCGCGGCGATCTCGTCCAGCATCCGCTGCGCCTCGGCCCCGTCCAGCCGCTCCCGCGGGTCCTTGCGCAGCAGCCCTTCCAGTACGGGCGCTAGCGGGCCCGCGCGGCGGGGCGGCGGCAACTGCTCGTCGACCACCGCGCGCAGCGTGGTCAGCGGCGTGTCCTGGCGGAACGGCGAATGGCCCTCCACGGCCGCGTACAGCGTCACGCCCAGCGACCACAGGTCCGACTCCGGGCCCGCCTGCTCGCCCAACGCCCGCTCCGGCGCCAGGAATTCGGGCGAGCCGACCAGTTCGCCGGTCAGCGTCAGGGTGGAGGAGCCCGTCACCCGCGCGATGCCGAAGTCGGTGAGCACCACCCGGCCGTCGTTGCCCAGCAGGACGTTGCCCGGCTTCACATCGCGGTGCAGCACACCCGCGGTGTGCGCGACCCGCAGCGCGGCCAGCACCTGCGATCCGATGCCGGCGGCCCGGGCCGGCGTCAGCGGCCCGTCCGCGTCCAGCGTCTCGGCCAGCGACAGGCCGCGCACCAGCTCCATGACGATCCACGGGCGGCCTTCCTCGGACACCACGTCGTAGACGGTCACCACGTTGCGGTGCGCGATACGGGCCGCCGCCCGGCCCTCCCGCTCCAGCCGCGCGTACAGCAACGCCTGTTCGCCCTCCGTCAGTTCGCGGGGCGCCCGGACCTCCTTGACGGCGACCTCGCGGGCCAGCAGCTCGTCCCGGGCCCGCCACACCACGCCCATCCCGCCCCGGCCCAGCTCGGTGCCCAGCCGGTAGCGCCCCGCCAGCAGCCGTCCGCCGTCCCCGCCCTCCCCGCCGTCCCGCGGGCCGCCGGTTCCCTCGCCGCCAGGATCCTCGCTCATGGACGAGCCCCCCTCGCAGTAGAGCGATTCGGTGGAAACGTACCTCAACCCAGCGTGGTTGCCGCCCCCTTGAGCAGCAATCCGCAGCCGAGCAGCAGGACGACGGCGGCGGTGCCGACGGGCGCCAGGCGGTGCGCGGCGGACAGCAGCCGCGCGCCGGTCCCGCGCCCCGTGACCAGCCGTTCCCCGAACCGCAGGGTCAGCCGGACCGCGAGCAGCCCGGCCGCGGCCAGGGTCCCGGCCAGCCCCGCGCCGTACGCGACGACCAGCAGGAAGCCGAACCACGCCTGGCCGAGCGCGGCGGCACCGACCAGCACCACCACGGCGGAGGGACTCGGCACCAGCCCGCCCGCGAACCCGAGCAGGACCGTGCCGCGGAGGCCGGGGCGGGCGGGGTGGTGGGGGTGTCGGTGATGGCGGTGGTGCTCGTGGGAGTCTCGATGACGGTGCTCATGGCCGTGCCCGTGGCCATGCCCGTGCCCGTGCTCGTGGCCGTGTGAGTGCCCGTGCCCGTACCGGCGCATTCGTAGCGCCCGCCGCAGGAGCACCGCTCCCGCCCCCGCCACCAGGGCCCCGCTGGCCACGCCGAGCCAGGCCACCACCGAGGGCGCGGCGGCCGAACCCGCCGCGATCAGCGTCCCGAGCGCGAAGACGCCCAGGGTGTGCGTCACGGTCACCGACAGGCCCAGGGCCAGGACGTCCCGCCGCGAACTCCGGCCGCCCGCCGCCGCTGCCGCGGCCATCATCGTCTTGCCGTGGCCCGGTGCGAGGGCGTGCAGCGCGCCGAGCAGCAGGGCGGTGGCGAGCGCGAGCGCCGCGAAGGCGGGGGTCAGGTCGTGCCGGGCGACGAGCCCGGTCAGGGCCTGCGTCCAGCGGTCCGCGCCGCGGAGCGGGCCGGAAGCGGCGGGCGGGCGTCCGGCCGCCTCGGAGAGCGCGGGCCCGCCCGGTACGGCGCGGACGGCCGCCGAGCGCCGGGCGGGCGGCGAGGCCAGTACGTCCCGGGGGTAGGCGGTCAGCCGTCGGGACACCGATGCCGTGGGGGCGTCGGACGCGGTGAGCCGGGTGTGGTCGCCCCGGGCGGTGATCTCCCGCCAGCCGGGCGCGCCGTCCCCCTCCGCCGCGCGGAAGCGCAGGGCGGCCCGCCCGTCCGACGGCAGGCGTGCGGTCAGCCGGCACTCCAGGCGCAGGGTCGGCAGTCCGGCCTGGCCGGGCCGGGCGGCCGCGGTGGCGCTCGCGGACCGCAGCCGTTCCCGCCGCCCGCCGACGGTCAGCCCGCTGCCGCGCGCGGCGGTGGCGCACCGTTCCCGTGCCCAGGCCGTCAGCTCGGCCCGGCCCGTGGTTCCGTCCCCGTTCCGGTCGATGCGGTCCTGCTGCTGGGCGGCCGGGATCTCGGCGAGGTCCTCGACGTGGTCGACGCGCAGTTCGCCGGGCCGGACGACCAAGCCGTCGTACTGGCTGACGGTGAAGTTGCCGAGCGGGTGCGCGTGTGCGGCGCCCGCCGGGGCGATCAGCAGGAGCACGGCGGCGAGTGCCGTGACCAGGAGGGCGGTCGCGCGCCGCTTCACCGTCCCACTCCCAGCGCGTCCAGCGCGGACCGGGCCGCGGCCGCCCCCGTGGGCGAGAAGCCACGGTCCAGGCGCAGGGCGGCGGACAGGTCGCGGCGCGCCTCGGCGGTCCGGCCGAGCGCGCGCTCGATCGTGCCGCGGTGGTAGAGGAACGTCGCGTCGCGGAAGCCGGGCGCGGCGGCGCGTTGCGCGTAGGGCAGGGCCTCCCGGTCCTGGCCGGTGCGGTGCAGGGCCCAGGCGAGGGCGTCGGCCGTGTGCACGGTCTGACGGCGGGACCACTCGGCGCGGGCGGCGCGCAAGGCGGCGTGCCGGTCGCCGTGGTCGGCCTCGACCAGGGCGGTGTCCAGGTCCACGGCCACGCCGTTGGCGCGCGCGAGGTCGCCCCAGGCCCCGGCCAGGGCGTACTGCTGCCGGGCGGCGGCCCGTTGGCCGCGCGCTTCGTGGACCTCGCCGAGCGCGGCCAGGGGTCCCGGCAGCGGATAGCGGCGTGCGACCTCGTGCAGTTCGCGGGCCGCGGTGCCCAGTTCGCCGCGCCCGATGTAGGTGCGCGCCCGGCCTTCCAGGGCCGGAAGGTGGCCGGGCACGGCGCGCAGCGCCAGCGCATAGTGCCGGAAGGCTGCCGCGTACTGTCCCTGACCGCGCGCCAAGTTGCCGAGGGCGGTGGCGACGTACGCGATGTCGTCGGGCCGGGTGGCGGACCGCAGCGCCGGTTCCAGCGCCTTGCGGGCGCCGTCGGCGTCGCCGAGCAGTTCCCGTACGTACGCGAGCCGGGTGAAGGACGGAACGCCCGGGCGCACCGCGTCGGCGTGCCGCGCCGCCGCCAGCGCCTCGGTGTACCGCCCGAGCTCCACCAGCGCGTCCACGCGGACCGCCAGCGCCCGCTCCCCGTACGGGTTGACCGCGAGCGCGGCGTCCGCGTCCCGCAGCGCGGCCCGGAAGTCGTGCCGCGCCGCGGCGAGCGCGGCCCGCGCCGCGAGCCCCGCGTCGTTCTGGCGCGGGCGCAGCGCCAGCGAGCGGGCGACGGCACGCCCGGCCTGCGGATAGCGGGTCGGGTCGCCGGTCGTACGGGCCTGCTCGACGTAGGCGGCGCCCAGCCGGGCCCAGCCGAGCCAGTCCCCGGGCCGCTCGCGCAGCCGCACCTGGAGGGCGCTGACGGTGCCGGACAGGCCGGCCGCCGCGCCGCGGCCCACGGGGACGTCGGACGACGGTGGCGCGGGCACCGGGGCGCGCGCCCGGCCACCGTCTCCGCCCAGGGCGATCCCGCCGACGGTGACCGCGCACGCGAGGAGTACGGTCACGACGGCGCCGGCGAGTGTGCCGCGTACGCTCCCGGGCAGTCGGGGAAACATCAACGTCCCGCCCTCGCGCGCCGGTTGGCGCGCAGCCAGAGCAGTCCGGTGCCGACCAGCGCCAGCCCGACGGCGCCCGCCGAGGCGGAGGCGATCAGCAGGGTGTCGCCGCCGTCCCCGGTCGCCTCGTCCTGCGGGCGCAGCCCGGTCCGCAGTCCGGCCGACCGGTCCACCGCCCCCTGGCCGCTCCCGTTCGTACTGCCGCCGCTCTTCTTGGCCAGTGGGCCCCGGGAGCCCGGGGCGGGCAGCGCCAGGTACGGGAAGGTCTTGCCGAACGGCTGGTCGTTGGCGTCGACCGCGTCGCCCAGGTCGTTCTTCTGCCCGACCAGCTCGCCCTCCACCACCTGGAGGGAGATGTCCACGACGTCGTCGGCGAGCCGCCTGCCGTTCGGGTAGCCCGCGTTGTCGCCGTCCAGGACGCCCAGGCGCTTGGGCTGCGCGGTGGGCGGAATGGCGGTGTTCAGCCGCAGGGCTTCGGCGGGGCGGACGTTCGGCGGCTGGTTGAGCTTGGCCACGCCGGTCAGGAACACCGCGATCAGGTCCTTGCGGGGCAGCGCCGGCGCCTTCATCCCGTAGATCTTCTCGATCAGCCGGGCCAGCTCGGGGTCGGTGACGTACTTGAGGAACTGCGCGTCGTTCCACGGCGCGGACGCGTTGAAGCGGTCCTTGTCCTTGACCGGCACGACCAGCTCGTTGACCAGCGGGTTGCCCAGCCGCGACACCTGCGACCAGCCGCCGGAGGCGTTCTTGCGCTGGGTGGTGGACCAGACGCCGATCACCGGCTGCTTCGCCGACTGCCGCAGCTCGCTCGTCGGCACCTGGAGGGCCACCGACTGCACGTTGTAGCCCTTGAGGGTATCGCGGCCCACCTCGGAGAGGTCGCCGCCGTACAGCAGGTCGAAGGCGCGCAGGTCCAGGAAGAACGGGTCGTCCGCCTGGCCCGCGAAGGACGTGCCGCCGCCCGCGACCGGCCGTACCGCCTGGTCGCGCAGCTTCTGGTAGTCGGGCATCGACGCCTTGCCGACGTTGGACGGCGCGGCGGTCAGATCGTCGGCGATCTTCGTGCTGGAGACCACCTTCTGGTCCTTCAGCCGCAGCAGGTCGATGTCGTACGTCTGGTAGTAGTTCAGGTCCTTGTCGTCGAGGGACGTGACCTGGCCGGTGTTGTAGAGGAACGTGTCACCGCTGCGGTAGTGGTCCTTGAACGTCCACCGGTAGACCAGGTCGCCCTGCCCGTCCCCGTCGCTGTCCACGTGCACGTCGTACTGGGCGTCGGTGGCGAACTTGTAGAAGTTCGGGCCGCCCGCGGGCTCCGCGAAGGGCCACCAGTTCACCGTCAGCGTCGTGGTGTCCGGCTTGTCGGGGCTCTGGAAGGCGTACACGTCCGTGGTGTCGTACTCCGGCTGCCCCGAGATCTGCGGCGCCTCCCGGTGGCTGGAGGCCTGCGCCGAGCGGGTCGCGAGCGGGCCCGCGGCCGTGCCGGCGACGCCCGCCGCGGCCAGCGAGCCGCACGCCAGCACGGCGACGGTCCGGTGGGTGCGCCTGCCTTTCCTGGTCTTCCGGTTTCCGGTGGCTTCGGTGCTGGCGGTCATCGCGTCGGTCCTTCTCGGGCGTGCCGGGCGGTGCCGGCCGGGTCGGCGGTGCGGTGGCCGCACCGTGCTGTGGCGGCTATTCGTGGCCCCGTTCCGTACGGATGGGTCCGGTGTCCGCGGAATCCGGACGCCGCCCGGACCGGTCCGCCGCGCGTCTCGCCCCGAACCCCTCACGGCGGGACAATGACCGGTCGTCACGGGAGCGGGGTGAGGGCGCGTGGAGTCCGAAACGGCCGCCGGGCGCGGTGCCGAGGTGCTGCTGCCGCTGGTCGCGCGCGGCGACCACGGCGCCTTCGAGGAGCTGTACGACCTGGTGTCGGCGCCGGTCTTCGGCATGGCCCGGCGGGTGCTGCGGGACAGCGCGCAGGCCGAGGAGGTGACACAGGAGGTGCTGCTGGAGGTCTGGCGGCGGGCCCACCGCTACGACCCCGGGCGCGGCAGCGGCCTGTCCTGGATCCTCACCCTCGCCCACCGCCGGGCGGTGGACCGGGTGCGGTCGGCGCGGGCGGCGAGCGAGCGCGAGGAGCGGGCCGCGCGCCGGTCCGTGGTGACCGCCTTCGACGAGGTGGCCGAGCAGGTCGAGGGGACCTTCGAGCGCGAGTGGGTGCGCCGGTGCCTGGAACGGCTCACCGCGTTGCAGCGGCAGTCGGTCACCCTCGCGTACTACGACGGGTACACCCACCGCGAGGTGGCCCGTCGGCTGGCCGTACCGCTCGGCACGGTCAAGTCCCGGCTGCGCGACGGGCTGGCCCGGCTGCGCGACTGCCTGGCGGCCGCCGGATGAGCCGCCGCCGGCCGTCCGCGGCCCTCCGTGACGCGCTGCGCGCCGGGCGGCGGGGCGTCCACACCCTGGCCGCCCCGTACGCCCTGGACGCCCTCGGCCCGCGCGAACGGAGCCGCTTCGAACGCCACTTGCGCCACTGCGCGGACTGCGCGGCGCAACTACGCGTCCTTTCGGAGGACGCCACCTGGCTGGCCCGCGCCGCGGCCCGCCCGGCCCCTGCCGGTCTGCGCGCACGCGTCCTGACCGCCGCGCTGGCCACCCCGCAGGAGGACGCGGTCCCGCGGCCCGCCGAGCCGGTGCCCGCGTCCGAGGACACGCGTCCCGCCCGCGCGCGGGGCCCGCGGCCGCCCGCCCGGTACGGCACCCGCCTCGCCGGGGCGGTCGCCGCGCTGAGCCTGCTCGTCAGCGCCCTGCTCGCCTGGCAGCTGATCCGTACGGACAGCGAACTGGACCGGCAGCGCGCCGTGACGCGGTCCGTGAACGCGGTGCTGGCCGCGCCGGACGCGCTGGCCGTCTCCGGCCGCCCGATCGGCGGGCGTTCGCTGAGCGCGGTCGAATCGGCCGAGATGGACCAGGCCGTGGTGAACGCGGCCGGACTGCCCCTGCCGCCCGCCGGGCACGCGTACCAGCTGTGGCGCCTGCGCGACGGGCTCGGCACGGCCCGCTCGGCCGGTGTGCTGCCCTACGACCCGCGGACCCGCACCGCGGGCCCCGCCGTCGTACGTGATCTTCGGCACGGCGGCACCGGCCCGGCGGACCGGCTGGCGGTCACCCTGGAGCCGTCCGGCGGCTCCGACAGGCCCACGACCTCGGTACTCATCCAACTCGCCCTCGGCCGACAGTGATCCACAAGGTGTCGTCAACGTCGGTGCGCGGGAGGTGAATCCTGGTGAGGGGGCCGCGCGCGTGCCACGGGAGAGAGATAGGGTTACCCTGCCCGGGGCCGGGTGCCCTCGTACGGGTGGGGAGTGTCATGGAACAGATAACAATGCGCAGCAGGCCACGAGTGCCTGCGATCAGTTGCGGAAGCGGCGCGTCCAGCGCGCGGCTCGACCGCCACCTCGCGGTGCTGGGCGGACCCGCCGTCCCGCAGCGCGAGTCGGAGGGTGCGACGTCGTTGATGCAGGAGCTCACCGCTCGTGACCACGCGCGCACGAGGACGAGCCGCGGCGCCAGGGTGTCGCTGTTCGCCCCGCTGCGCAGGCTGCGCCGGTCGCTGTTCGGCGGTCACAGCTGAACCACGGCCACCGGTCCCGGCCCCTCAGGCGATCACACCGTCCCGGCGCAGCGCTGCGATCCGCTCGCTCGTCAGACCCAGAGCGCTCAGCAGCGCGTCGGTGTGCTCGCCCAGGGCCGGGACATTCCCCGGTTCGGGCCCGGCACTCCCGGGCAGGGTGATCGGCGGCAGCAGCGCACGCAGCGGCCCCACCGGTGACCCCACCTCCCGCCAGCGGTCGCGCGCCGCGAGCTGCGGATGCCCGGCCAGCTCCGCCACCCCGTTCAGCCGCGCACAGGCGATCCCCGCCTCCTCCAGCCGCCGTACGGCCTCCTCGACCGGCATCCCGGCCAGTGCCTCACCCACCACCCGGTCCGTCTTGTCCCGGTTGCGATTTCGCGCCGCATTCGTCGCGAACGCCGGATCGTCGGCCAGTCCGGGCCGCTCCAGCACCTGCCGCGCCAGCCGCCCCCACTCCCGGTCGTTCTGCACGGACAGCAGCACCGGCTGCCCGTCCGCCGTCGGGTAGGCGTTGTACGGCGCGATGACGGCGTGCGCGACACCCGTGCGCGCGGGAGGCGTGCCCCCGTACATCCCGAAGTAGAGCGGGTGCCCCAGCCACTCGGCCAGCGCGTCCAGCATCGCGATCTCCACCGGGCCGCCGCGGCCGGTCGTGCCGCGGCGCAGCAGCGCGGCCAGCACCCCGGAGAAGGCGTACATCGCCGCCGCGATGTCCGCCGCCGGAAACCCGGCTTTCGCCGGTTCGTCCGGCGTCCCGGTCAGCGAGACCAGCCCGGCCTCGCACTGGACGAGCATGTCGTAGGCCCGCTTGTGCGCGTACGGGCCGTCGGCGCCGTACCCGGAGATGTCCACGGCGACCAGGCGCGGGTGGCGGGCGCACAGCGACGCCGCGTCCAGCCCGAGCCGCGCGGCCGCGCCCTGCGCGAGGTTCTGCACGAACACGTCCGCGGTGCGGAGCAGTTGCTCCAGCAGCGCGCGCCCGCGCGGGTCCTTGAGGTCCAGCGCCAGCGACTCCTTGCCGCGGTTGGCCCAGACGAAGTGCGAGGCCAGACCGCGTACCGAGGTGTCGTAGGCACGCGCGAAGTCGCCGCCGTCCGGCCGCTCCACCTTGATCACCCGGGCGCCGAGGTCGGCGAGCTGCCGGGTGGCGAACGGCGCGGCCACGGCCTGCTCGACGCCGACGACGGTGATGCCCTCCAGGGGCGGCGGCTGCACAGTGCGGTCCACGGCCGGGTGGGCCACGGTCGGGTGATCCGCGGTCGGATGGTCCGCGGTCGGATGGTCCATGGGCGTGTGTTCCATGGTCGGAGCACCTACCCGCCGCCGTACGCCGGGCAACGCGCGGAGCCGTACGGCCGCGTCACGGCGGGGCGGAACACGGCGGGGGGCACGGCGGGGCGGGTCACAACAGGGCGAACTGCCCCTCCGGGCCCTCCTCGTGATGATCCAGGACGGAGGCCGGGCGGCGGGCCGCGGCGGGCGGCGGCAGCACCCCCGCCGCCCGCAGCCCGGACGCCTCGATGCGCGGCCCGTCCGCCGTGCGCCGGTGCAACGCCTCCTGCGCCGGGCGCACTTCGCCCAGCAGCGACAGCACCGTGATCAGCTCCAGCAGTTCGGTGGTCCACTCCTGGGGCCAGACGGCGGGCCGTACCGCCTCCAGTCCCTCCGGGGCGGCCGCCGGCGCGGTCCGGCGCTCGCACCACGCCTCCAGCACGCGTACCCCGCCTGCCTCGAACTCCCAGGCCACGGGAGGCACGGGGGAGATCCGGCCGGGGCCGAGGAGCAGCGCCTCCTCGTCCGGCAGGTAGTCGACGCCGCCGGGCAGCCCGTGGGCGGGAAGCGGGGCGCGTACGTAGGGACGCCGTCCGCCGGGCATCCGGGGACGGTCGCCGGCGCGCGCCCCGTACGCCGTCCCGTCACCCCGCGCGCCCCTCGTCTGGAGCCACAGCATCCGCTCGCCCAGCGCGACGCCGTCCTCCCATACTCCGGCGTCGGCGGTCAACGGCACGACCGCGCCGGACGGGGTGGGCCGGGCGCTCGCCACCGTCCAGGCGAGCACCTCGGCGGCGCCGACCGGCCGGTCCAGGCGGCGGGCGAGCAGCTCCGTCAGGCCGGGGGCGAGGTTGGGCTCGCTGCCGCCGGGCCGCCGGTAGAGCGGGCGGATGCGGCCGGGCCGCCCGGCGGGCGACCTGCCGTCCGGCAGCAGCGCGGAGGCCACCAGCGCCGGCCCCGCCGTCTGCGGCACGTGCCCCAGCTCCACCACGAACACCTGACGCCCGTCCGCCACCCGCCACAGCTCGGGGCGGGCGCCGTCGATCAGCCGGTGGTCGGGCAGCAGCCACTGCCGGTCGTACGGGCCGTGCAGCACCCGCACCGGGTCGGGGCACGGGCCGCCGCCGTGCGCGAGGCGGCCGGTGGGCGTGGCCTGGCCGGGGAGCTGGGGCACGGCGGTGCGCAGCGTACGGGCGCGGCTGGGCCGGAACAGCCGCTCGCGCGCCGCGTCGTCACCGGCCTCGTGCAGCGCCGCCCAGCGGGCCCGCAGGGAGGCGGCGTCCGGGGCCATCACCCAGCCGCGGCCGAGCCGCAGCGGCGCCACCGACCAGGGCATCAGGTCATCGAGCCGGGGCGCGGCCGCGAGCCTGCCGCCGCCGCTCCCCGTGGCCTGTGTCACCGTCACGCGGTCGCCCTCCCTGGACCTTCGGTGCGCTCGGTTGCCTGGGGGCATCGTAACGGCGGCGGCCGGAGGGGGGCTTTCCCGAGTGATCACCGACGGGTACGGTCCTGGCCGTACGGCCGTGCCGTCACCGCACGCCCATGCCGCCGCCGTCCGCCGGGAGGAAGCGCCATGACCGCAACGCAGCTCACCGGGGTGCGGGCCGGGGCCCGGCTGGACCGGCTGCCGCCGTCGCGCTGGCACCGCCGGCTGACCCTGACCGTCGGCGTCGGCGCCTTCTTCGACCTCTACGAGATCTTCCTCGGCGGGGTGCTGGCCGCGGTGCTCGCCGAGCGGTGGCACCTGGACCACACCGCCAAGTCCTGGGTGATCGCCGCCGGGTTCCTCGGGATGTTCGTGGGCGCCACGGTGCTGTCGGTGCTCGCGGACCGGTTCGGGCGGCGCCGGATGTTCCTGGTCAATCTGGGCGCGTACTCGCTGTGTTCGCTGCTGGGCGCCTTCGCGCCGAACGCGGAGTGGCTGATCGCGCTGCGCTTCCTGGCCGGGCTCGGCCTGGGCGCCGAACTGGTGCTGGTGGACACCTACCTCGCCGAGTTCCTGCCGCGCGCCGTACGCGGCCGGTACATCGCCTGGGCCTACACCTTCGGCTTCTGCGGCGTGCCCGTGGCCGCCTTCGTGGGCGCCCGCCTGGTGGCCACCCGCGAGCTGTTCGGTGTCGAGGGCTGGCGCTGGCTGCTGGTGGCGGGCGCGCTGGGCGCGGCGTTCATCCAGCTCATGCGCGCCCGGCTGCCGGAGTCGCCGCGCTGGCTGGCCGTACACGGCCGGGAGGAGGAGGCGGCGAAGATCGTCACGGACATCGAGGAGCGGGTCGCGCGGGAGACCGGGGAGACGCTGCCGTCGGTCGCGGTGGCGGCGGAGGTGCCGCAGCGCCGTGTCCCGCTGGGCGAGATGTTCCGCGGTGACCACCGGCGCCGCACGGTCATGTGGTGGATCTTCCAGGTCCTCCAGACCGTCGGCTACTACGGGTTCGGCTCGCTGGCGCCGGTCGTGCTGACCGCCAAGGGCCACACCGTCACCACGTCGCTGAGCTACGCGGCCCTCAGCTTCTGCGGCTATCCGCTGGGCTCGGCGCTGTCCGTGCCGCTCATCGACCGGATCGAGCGCAAGACACTGATCATCGCCTCCGCGCTGGGCATGGCGGCGTGCGGCCTGGCCTTCGGCTTCGCCTCCGCGGGCTGGCTGATCGTGAGCGCCGGCTTCGCGCTGACCGTGTGCAGCAACGTCTTCTCCAACGCCTTCCACGTCTACCAGACCGAGCTCTTCCCGACCGGCCTGCGCAGCAGCGCCATCGGGATCGCCTACTCGCTGTCCCGGCTCACCTCGGTGATCCTGCCGTTCGTCGCGCTGACCGTGCTGGACGGGCTGGGGCCGGGCGCCGTCTTCATCGGTTCGGCCGCGCTGATGCTGCTGCTGTGCCTGGACGTGGCGCTGCTGGGGCCGCGCAGTACGGGGCGCAGCCTGGAACGGATCTGAGGGGCGTCCCCGCGGCAAGGCCGCCCGGCGCTCACGGTGGCGAGGGCGACGACCGCACCGGGCCCGGCCTTCCCTGGGGCCCGGTGCGTCCGCTCAGTGTGTCGCTCAGAGAATGACCTGGTCGGCGCCGGTCTCCAGTCGGGCGATCGCCTTGCGGCAGGCGCCGGCGAAGGCCTTGAACTCCGGCTTGGTGCTGTCGGCGCGCCCGGCCAGCGTGTCCGTGCCGAAGAAGGACTCGCGCAGCTCGGTGGTCAGTTCCAGCTGGCCGCCCTTGCGGAGCACGGTGCGGTTGCAGGGGTTGTCGGGGTCGACGCCGGCCAGGTCCGGGAAGTCGTCGCCGTCCACCGTCTTGAAGCCGGCGGCGCCCAGCTCTTCGTGCAGCAGCTTCTTGAAGGCGGCGTTCAGACCGCCGACGACGACCACCTTGGGGTCCTGGCCGCTGCGCACACCGGCCTGTTCGGCCTTGCAGCCGTGCAGGCTCAGGACGTTGAGGCTGGAGGTCGCCATGGCGATCGCGACGTGGTCGTCGCAGTTCTTCGCGGTGACGTGCAGTTCGCGGTTGCTGCCCAGGTTCATGCTGGGCAGCCGCAGCCCCTCGAACATCCAGTAGTCGTACACCGGCTCGCCCGGGAACAGCGGCTCCAGGGTGCCGGGGTGGTAGCCGGCTATGCCCAGGCACAGTTCGGAGGTGCCCTTCTCGATGGCGCCGCCGTGCAGGGCCATGACCGTCGTGCGGTGGTACGGGGGTCTCCCGCCCCGCTCGTTGTCGAACAGCTCGTGCCGTCTGTACCGGCGCGCGTACTGGATGCCCTCCTGACCGGAGAGATCCTTGTACATCAAGGTGTTGGTCTTGTACTTGTCCCCCTTGGACGTGGC encodes:
- a CDS encoding MFS transporter, with the protein product MTATQLTGVRAGARLDRLPPSRWHRRLTLTVGVGAFFDLYEIFLGGVLAAVLAERWHLDHTAKSWVIAAGFLGMFVGATVLSVLADRFGRRRMFLVNLGAYSLCSLLGAFAPNAEWLIALRFLAGLGLGAELVLVDTYLAEFLPRAVRGRYIAWAYTFGFCGVPVAAFVGARLVATRELFGVEGWRWLLVAGALGAAFIQLMRARLPESPRWLAVHGREEEAAKIVTDIEERVARETGETLPSVAVAAEVPQRRVPLGEMFRGDHRRRTVMWWIFQVLQTVGYYGFGSLAPVVLTAKGHTVTTSLSYAALSFCGYPLGSALSVPLIDRIERKTLIIASALGMAACGLAFGFASAGWLIVSAGFALTVCSNVFSNAFHVYQTELFPTGLRSSAIGIAYSLSRLTSVILPFVALTVLDGLGPGAVFIGSAALMLLLCLDVALLGPRSTGRSLERI
- a CDS encoding type ISP restriction/modification enzyme produces the protein MTQATGSGGGRLAAAPRLDDLMPWSVAPLRLGRGWVMAPDAASLRARWAALHEAGDDAARERLFRPSRARTLRTAVPQLPGQATPTGRLAHGGGPCPDPVRVLHGPYDRQWLLPDHRLIDGARPELWRVADGRQVFVVELGHVPQTAGPALVASALLPDGRSPAGRPGRIRPLYRRPGGSEPNLAPGLTELLARRLDRPVGAAEVLAWTVASARPTPSGAVVPLTADAGVWEDGVALGERMLWLQTRGARGDGTAYGARAGDRPRMPGGRRPYVRAPLPAHGLPGGVDYLPDEEALLLGPGRISPVPPVAWEFEAGGVRVLEAWCERRTAPAAAPEGLEAVRPAVWPQEWTTELLELITVLSLLGEVRPAQEALHRRTADGPRIEASGLRAAGVLPPPAAARRPASVLDHHEEGPEGQFALL
- a CDS encoding poly-gamma-glutamate hydrolase family protein — protein: MSPVNRRTVLTAALGAAAVSSTPLVTGLGAAKAHATSKGDKYKTNTLMYKDLSGQEGIQYARRYRRHELFDNERGGRPPYHRTTVMALHGGAIEKGTSELCLGIAGYHPGTLEPLFPGEPVYDYWMFEGLRLPSMNLGSNRELHVTAKNCDDHVAIAMATSSLNVLSLHGCKAEQAGVRSGQDPKVVVVGGLNAAFKKLLHEELGAAGFKTVDGDDFPDLAGVDPDNPCNRTVLRKGGQLELTTELRESFFGTDTLAGRADSTKPEFKAFAGACRKAIARLETGADQVIL